A section of the Humulus lupulus chromosome 2, drHumLupu1.1, whole genome shotgun sequence genome encodes:
- the LOC133815320 gene encoding protein FAR1-RELATED SEQUENCE 5-like: protein MEPKKITRVHCKVAFRVNLIKCSGKWSCKEFSTEHSHPVTINDHKQFLRSNRFVSPSDLQQAKSMKDAGVRTCHIMSYMADKVGGYHKLSFTVKDLYNRMSAATNVQFAGSDAGRAVRYLEHKADHDPRFYGIFSYDNKRRLLNLFWADGKSRLDYEMYGHSIAFDSTYKTNSYGKPLLVWVGVNNHFRTTILGLAILANESVSSYMWATRAFLECMDEAQPKTVVTDGDEAIATAIEALIPNATHRLFYWHMQNKAVKKVKDPSFSESITKLVFKYYDVDEFEDKFSEVMIQYGLQGKKYGAKLYNIRHKWAETYLRGNFFCGMSTTQRNEGINAVLKKKLNQKLKLYEFVRALDMALSWVRHRKATDDYESLHTSPQLGVTNLPVMEEELSRIYTRNMFFKVRRQMSKEGQYTVLTKTIMEGAIMMKLHKFRRGPSRAVYATFDHDFFVCECQYFLTFGIPCRHMFAVMKHLDMGHMPKSLIVTQWTIEARSGESSIWNDSCIHIDKTNIQKARFGQISNRMNEVAFLASRTDYGHRIATLEIDRICATLKEALVIGGDSCTSNLPMHRASQFIVQDPEFSKSKGTGRIAGTRNSVGRKCSLCKKAGHNKLTCPKRLKGKEQCVYSEDSKNEEDDEYANHEEGSHQWTENKTFNFEEDEVGGSQGREFDFKA from the coding sequence ATGGAACCGAAGAAAATTACCAGAGTCCATTGTAAGGTTGCATTCCGGGTTAATCTGATTAAGTGTAGTGGTAAATGGAGTTGCAAGGAGTTCTCAACAGAACACTCACATCCGGTCACCATCAATGACCACAAGCAGTTTCTACGGTCCAACAGGTTTGTGTCACCTAGTGATCTTCAGCAGGCAAAGTCAATGAAGGATGCAGGTGTTAGAACATGCCACATAATGTCGTACATGGCCGACAAGGTGGGGGGTTATCATAAATTGTCGTTCACGGTGAAAGACCTGTACAATCGTATGTCTGCTGCAACAAATGTGCAGTTTGCAGGATCGGACGCGGGTCGTGCTGTCAGGTATCTAGAGCATAAAGCTGATCACGACCCGAGATTTTATGGAATATTCTCGTACGACAACAAAAGACGACTTTTGAACTTGTTTTGGGCGGATGGGAAGTCAAGACTGGACTATGAGATGTATGGACATTCAATCGCATTTGACTCAACATATAAGACCAATAGTTATGGCAAACCGTTACTTGTATGGGTGGGAGTCAACAACCATTTCAGGACTACCATACTAGGCCTTGCAATTCTCGCAAACGAGTCTGTAAGCAGCTACATGTGGGCGACACGAGCCTTTTTAGAATGTATGGATGAGGCTCAACCCAAAACAGTTGTCACCGATGGCGATGAGGCGATTGCAACAGCAATAGAGGCTTTGATCCCAAATGCAACCCACCGCCTATTTTATTGGCATATGCAGAACAAAGCTGTTAAGAAGGTGAAAGACCCAAGTTTTAGCGAAAGCATAACAAAGCTCGTGTTCAAGTATTATGATGTTGACGAGTTTGAGGATAAATTCAGTGAAGTTATGATACAGTATGGGTTGCAAGGAAAGAAGTATGGTGCTAAATTGTACAATATAAGACATAAATGGGCAGAGACCTACTTGAGAGGGAACTTTTTCTGTGGCATGTCAACCACCCAACGTAACGAAGGTATTAATGCCGttctgaagaaaaaattgaaccaGAAGTTGAAGCTATATGAATTTGTTAGGGCCCTTGACATGGCCCTTTCATGGGTTAGGCATCGCAAAGCAACCGATGATTATGAGTCACTGCACACATCACCACAATTAGGAGTGACGAACTTACCAGTTATGGAGGAAGAACTTTCAAGGATATATACAAGGAATATGTTTTTTAAGGTTAGACGACAAATGTCAAAGGAAGGCCAGTACACTGTACTCACAAAAACCATCATGGAGGGTGCTATAATGATGAAACTACACAAGTTTCGTCGGGGACCAAGCCGAGCAGTCTATGCAACTTTCGATCATGACTTTTTTGTCTGTGAATGCCAATATTTTCTTACGTTTGGGATACCATGTAGGCATATGTTTGCCGTAATGAAGCACCTAGACATGGGACACATGCCAAAGTCACTTATTGTGACGCAGTGGACAATTGAAGCTCGGTCGGGAGAGAGTTCAATCTGGAATGATAGTTGTATTCATATTGATAAAACCAACATCCAAAAGGCTAGGTTTGGACAAATAAGTAATCGAATGAATGAGGTTGCCTTCCTCGCAAGTAGGACCGACTATGGACATCGTATTGCTACACTCGAAATTGATCGAATTTGTGCAACATTGAAAGAAGCTTTAGTGATTGGTGGAGATAGTTGCACGTCCAACCTCCCTATGCATAGGGCGTCCCAGTTCATTGTGCAAGACCCAGAATTCAGCAAATCTAAGGGGACTGGGAGAATAGCAGGAACAAGAAATAGTGTCGGTAGGAAATGTAGTTTATGCAAGAAGGCTGGTCACAACAAGTTAACATGCCCCAAAAGACTGAAGGGAAAGGAACAGTGTGTCTATTCCGAAGATTccaaaaatgaagaagatgacgaATATGCTAATCATGAAGAGGGCAGTCATCAATGGACAGAAAACAAAACATTCaattttgaagaagatgaagtGGGAGGTAGTCAAGGAAGAGAGTTTGACTTCAAAGCTTAG